Genomic segment of Chloroflexota bacterium:
TGCTGCCGAACGTCGCCGGCTGACCCGTCTTGTAGCACGCAAGCCACGCAATCACCGATATGCGTCGCGGCGATTCAACACTCGCAGCGCCAGGACGACGAACCCGCCGGCCTCGAACGAGAAGAGAACGCGCCAGTCACCAACGCGCAAGCGGTAGACTCCATTGCTCCCTGAAAGCTTGACAACATCACCCTGTCCGCTGGCGGCGTAAGCGGTCACCGCGTCGAAGATGCGCGGACCAGCGAAGCGCGCGACTCACCAACCGAGTCGGCGCTTCAGGTCATCGTTCGTCGCGACTCCCCCCCGCGCGAAGGCTTCGCATCCTTCGCGGATGGCGGCAAGGTCTTCCTCGGTCACTGGTTCATCATCGTCTGGAACCATGAGCAGGGACAAGGCCACAGCAGCCTCGTCGCAGCCATGGTCAGCACGCCCACGCGCTGCAGCCGACCGTTCTGGCTAGTACTCCACCACGCAGAAGGCGGCGTCGTACCCGTCATCCCGAGCGGAG
This window contains:
- a CDS encoding type II toxin-antitoxin system RelE/ParE family toxin, with the protein product MFDAVTAYAASGQGDVVKLSGSNGVYRLRVGDWRVLFSFEAGGFVVLALRVLNRRDAYR